One stretch of Elephas maximus indicus isolate mEleMax1 chromosome 22, mEleMax1 primary haplotype, whole genome shotgun sequence DNA includes these proteins:
- the CCDC25 gene encoding coiled-coil domain-containing protein 25 isoform X6, with the protein MVFYFTSSSVNSSAYTIYMGKDKYENEDLIKYGWPEDIWFHVDKLSSAHVYLRLHKGEKIEDIPKEVLMDCAHLVKANSIQGENCDSGEENE; encoded by the exons ATGGTGTTCTACTTCACCAGCAGCAGCG ttaaTTCATCCGCTTACACTATTTACATGGGAAAGGATAAATATGAAA ATGAAGATCTAATAAAGTATGGCTGGCCTGAAGATATTTG GTTTCATGTGGACAAACTCTCTTCGGCTCATGTGTACCTTCGATTACATAAG gGGGAGAAGATAGAAGACATTCCAAAGGAAGTGCTGATGGACTGTGCACACCTTGTGAAGGCCAATAGCATTCAAG GTGAAAATTGTGACAGTGGAGAAGAAAATGAATGA